A genomic segment from Lagenorhynchus albirostris chromosome X, mLagAlb1.1, whole genome shotgun sequence encodes:
- the LOC132514073 gene encoding polyadenylate-binding protein 1-like 2 isoform X2: MGGGSGGNPDFPMASLYVGDLHPEVTEAMLYEKFSPAGPILSIRICRDKITRRSLGYAYVNYQQPVDAKRALETLNFDVIKGRPVRIMWSQRDPSLRKSGVGNVFIKNLGKTIDNKALYNIFSAFGNILSCKVACDEKGPKGYGFVHFQKQESAERAIDAMNGMFLNYRKIFVGRFKSHKEREAERGAWARQSTSADVKDFEEDTDEEATLR, translated from the coding sequence ATGGGCGGGGGCTCAGGGGGGAATCCGGACTTTCCTATGGCTTCGCTGTACGTGGGCGACCTGCACCCTGAGGTGACGGAGGCAATGCTGTACGAGAAGTTCAGCCCAGCCGGGCCCATCCTCTCCATCCGCATTTGCAGGGACAAGATCACCCGCCGCTCGTTGGGCTATGCGTATGTCAACTACCAGCAACCGGTAGACGCCAAGCGGGCCCTGGAGACCCTGAACTTTGATGTCATCAAGGGCAGGCCAGTTCGCATCATGTGGTCCCAGCGGGACCCCTCGCTCCGCAAGAGCGGGGTGGGCAACGTCTTCATCAAGAACCTGGGCAAAACCATCGACAACAAGGCGCTGTACAACATCTTCTCGGCGTTCGGCAACATCCTCTCCTGCAAAGTGGCCTGCGACGAAAAGGGGCCCAAGGGCTACGGGTTCGTGCACTTCCAGAAGCAGGAGTCCGCCGAGCGGGCCATTGATGCGATGAATGGCATGTTCCTGAACTACCGCAAAATTTTCGTTGGGAGATTCAAGTCGCATAAGGAACGAGAGGCCGAAaggggagcctgggccagacagTCCACCAGTGCTGACGTCAAGGATTTCGAGGAAGACACCGATGAGGAGGCCACCTTGCGATGA
- the LOC132514073 gene encoding polyadenylate-binding protein 1-like 2 isoform X1, whose translation MHVLACYRMASLYVGDLHPEVTEAMLYEKFSPAGPILSIRICRDKITRRSLGYAYVNYQQPVDAKRALETLNFDVIKGRPVRIMWSQRDPSLRKSGVGNVFIKNLGKTIDNKALYNIFSAFGNILSCKVACDEKGPKGYGFVHFQKQESAERAIDAMNGMFLNYRKIFVGRFKSHKEREAERGAWARQSTSADVKDFEEDTDEEATLR comes from the exons ATGCATGTGCTAGCATGCTACAGA ATGGCTTCGCTGTACGTGGGCGACCTGCACCCTGAGGTGACGGAGGCAATGCTGTACGAGAAGTTCAGCCCAGCCGGGCCCATCCTCTCCATCCGCATTTGCAGGGACAAGATCACCCGCCGCTCGTTGGGCTATGCGTATGTCAACTACCAGCAACCGGTAGACGCCAAGCGGGCCCTGGAGACCCTGAACTTTGATGTCATCAAGGGCAGGCCAGTTCGCATCATGTGGTCCCAGCGGGACCCCTCGCTCCGCAAGAGCGGGGTGGGCAACGTCTTCATCAAGAACCTGGGCAAAACCATCGACAACAAGGCGCTGTACAACATCTTCTCGGCGTTCGGCAACATCCTCTCCTGCAAAGTGGCCTGCGACGAAAAGGGGCCCAAGGGCTACGGGTTCGTGCACTTCCAGAAGCAGGAGTCCGCCGAGCGGGCCATTGATGCGATGAATGGCATGTTCCTGAACTACCGCAAAATTTTCGTTGGGAGATTCAAGTCGCATAAGGAACGAGAGGCCGAAaggggagcctgggccagacagTCCACCAGTGCTGACGTCAAGGATTTCGAGGAAGACACCGATGAGGAGGCCACCTTGCGATGA